The following are from one region of the Cyanobium gracile PCC 6307 genome:
- the ppc gene encoding phosphoenolpyruvate carboxylase, giving the protein MRLHLTEPSVVPAEASPGVIRLLTERLELVEDLWQTVLRSECPPEQVDRLLRLKELSGPVAPGLDPEAPSAVDTDGIVALIKAMDLAEGIAAARAFSLYFQLVNILEQHIEEDSYLESIKRAPAPASNDPFLPPLASQSDPATFRQLFERLRALNVPPGQLEGLLRELDIRLVFTAHPTEIVRHTVRHKQRRVAALIQKLQVNGQGNPDDNDRLRQQLEEEIRLWWRTDELHQFKPSVIDEVDYALHYFQQVLFDALPQLRQRIRAALAASYPDVQPPRDAFCTFGSWVGSDRDGNPSVTPDVTWRTACFQRQLMLARYIQSVSVLRDQLSISMQWSQVSAALLESLEMDRLRFPEIYEERAARYRLEPYRLKLSYTLERLRLTQQRNQQLAEAGWESPCDGSSGYEAGLSSLMEPAPPQELHYASVEEFRTDLELIKESLDATGLSCEALQDLLSQVHIFAFSLASLDIRQESTRHSDAIDELSRYLLLPVPYGEMDEEQRVEWLLSELKTRRPLLPPAARWSAPTAETFAVFRMLQRLQQEFGRRICRTYVISMSHTVSDLLEVVLLAKEAGLVDPMAQKSALLVIPLFETVEDLQGAPAVMGRLFADPFYRQLLISNSDGEQPLQEVMLGYSDSNKDSGFLSSNWEIHRAQIALQSLADAHDVALRIFHGRGGSVGRGGGPAYQAILAQPSGTLKGRIKITEQGEVLASKYSLPELALYNLETVTTAVLQNSMVSTPVDDTPTWNVLMERLAARSRDHYRALVHDNPDLVAFFQQVTPIEEISKLQISSRPARRKSGAKDLSSLRAIPWVFGWTQSRFLLPSWYGVGTALQAELDADGEQMELLQLLYQRWPFFRMLISKVEMTLSKVDLELAGHYVTSLGRPQNREVFAQIFEAIASEFALTHSLVLRISNHSRLLDGDPALQLSVDLRNRTIIPLGYLQVALLRRLREQKRQPPMSEGPGDGPGGGGDGRTYSRSELLRGALLTINGIAAGMRNTG; this is encoded by the coding sequence ATGCGGCTCCACCTGACCGAGCCTTCGGTCGTTCCCGCCGAGGCCTCACCCGGGGTGATCCGACTGCTCACCGAGCGGCTGGAGCTGGTGGAGGATCTCTGGCAGACGGTGCTGCGCAGTGAATGCCCGCCCGAGCAGGTGGATCGTCTGCTGCGGCTCAAGGAACTGAGCGGTCCGGTGGCGCCGGGCCTGGATCCTGAGGCCCCCTCCGCCGTCGACACCGACGGCATCGTGGCCCTGATCAAGGCCATGGATCTGGCCGAGGGCATCGCCGCAGCCAGGGCCTTCTCGCTCTACTTCCAGCTGGTCAACATCCTCGAGCAGCACATCGAGGAGGACAGCTACCTCGAAAGCATCAAGCGGGCCCCCGCCCCCGCCAGCAACGACCCGTTCCTGCCGCCCCTGGCCAGCCAGAGCGATCCGGCCACCTTCCGCCAGCTGTTCGAGCGGCTGCGCGCCCTCAATGTGCCCCCGGGCCAGCTGGAGGGGCTGCTGCGGGAGCTCGACATCCGGCTGGTGTTCACGGCCCACCCCACCGAGATCGTGCGCCACACCGTGCGCCACAAGCAACGGCGGGTGGCGGCCCTGATCCAGAAGCTTCAGGTGAACGGCCAGGGCAACCCGGACGACAACGACCGGCTGCGCCAGCAGCTCGAGGAGGAGATCCGGCTGTGGTGGCGCACCGACGAGCTGCACCAGTTCAAGCCGTCGGTGATCGATGAGGTCGATTACGCCCTCCACTACTTCCAGCAGGTGCTCTTCGATGCCCTGCCCCAGCTGCGCCAGCGCATCCGCGCCGCCCTTGCCGCCAGCTACCCCGACGTGCAGCCCCCCCGGGACGCCTTCTGCACCTTCGGTTCCTGGGTGGGATCCGACCGGGACGGCAACCCCTCGGTGACCCCGGACGTGACCTGGCGCACGGCCTGCTTCCAGCGGCAGCTGATGCTGGCCCGCTACATCCAGTCGGTGTCGGTCCTGCGCGACCAGCTCAGCATCTCGATGCAGTGGAGCCAGGTGAGCGCGGCCCTGCTGGAATCCCTCGAGATGGACCGACTGCGCTTCCCGGAGATCTACGAGGAGCGGGCCGCCCGCTACCGGCTCGAGCCCTACCGGCTGAAGCTGAGCTACACCCTCGAGCGGCTGCGCCTCACCCAGCAGCGCAACCAGCAGCTGGCCGAGGCGGGCTGGGAATCCCCCTGCGACGGGTCCTCGGGCTACGAGGCCGGACTGAGCAGCCTGATGGAGCCGGCCCCACCCCAGGAACTCCACTACGCCTCGGTGGAGGAATTCCGCACCGACCTGGAGCTGATCAAGGAGAGCCTCGATGCCACGGGCCTGAGCTGCGAAGCCCTGCAGGACCTGCTCAGCCAGGTGCACATCTTCGCCTTCTCCCTGGCCAGCCTCGACATCCGCCAGGAGAGCACCCGCCACAGCGACGCCATCGATGAGCTCAGCCGCTACCTGCTGCTGCCGGTGCCCTACGGCGAGATGGACGAGGAGCAGCGGGTGGAGTGGCTGCTGAGCGAACTCAAGACCCGCCGGCCCCTGCTGCCGCCGGCGGCCCGCTGGAGCGCCCCCACCGCCGAGACCTTCGCCGTGTTCCGGATGCTGCAGCGGCTGCAGCAGGAGTTCGGCCGGCGCATCTGCCGCACCTATGTGATCTCCATGAGTCACACGGTGTCGGACCTGCTGGAGGTGGTGCTGCTGGCCAAGGAGGCCGGGCTGGTGGATCCGATGGCCCAGAAATCGGCCCTGCTGGTGATCCCCCTGTTCGAAACGGTAGAAGACCTGCAGGGGGCCCCGGCCGTGATGGGGCGGCTGTTCGCCGACCCCTTCTACCGCCAGCTGCTGATCAGCAACAGCGACGGTGAGCAGCCCCTGCAGGAGGTGATGCTGGGCTACTCCGACAGCAACAAGGATTCCGGCTTCCTCTCCAGCAACTGGGAGATCCACCGGGCCCAGATCGCCCTGCAGTCGCTGGCCGATGCCCATGACGTGGCCCTGCGCATCTTCCACGGCCGCGGCGGCTCGGTGGGCCGGGGCGGCGGCCCCGCCTACCAGGCGATCCTGGCCCAGCCCAGCGGCACCCTCAAAGGGCGCATCAAGATCACCGAGCAGGGGGAGGTGCTGGCCTCCAAGTACTCCCTGCCGGAACTGGCCCTCTACAACCTGGAAACGGTCACCACCGCCGTGCTCCAGAACAGCATGGTCAGCACCCCGGTGGACGACACCCCCACCTGGAACGTGCTGATGGAGCGGCTGGCGGCCCGCTCCCGCGACCACTACCGGGCCCTGGTGCACGACAACCCCGACCTGGTGGCCTTCTTCCAGCAGGTCACACCGATCGAGGAGATCAGCAAGCTGCAGATCTCCAGCCGGCCGGCGCGGCGCAAGAGCGGCGCCAAGGACCTCTCCAGCCTGCGGGCCATCCCCTGGGTGTTCGGCTGGACCCAGAGCCGTTTCCTGCTGCCCAGCTGGTACGGGGTGGGGACGGCCCTGCAGGCCGAGCTCGACGCCGACGGCGAGCAGATGGAGCTGCTGCAGCTGCTCTACCAGCGCTGGCCCTTCTTCCGCATGCTGATCTCCAAGGTGGAGATGACCCTCTCCAAGGTCGACCTGGAGCTGGCCGGCCATTACGTCACCTCCCTGGGACGCCCCCAGAACAGGGAGGTGTTCGCCCAGATCTTCGAGGCGATCGCCAGTGAGTTCGCCCTCACCCATTCCCTGGTGCTGCGCATCAGCAACCACAGCCGGCTGCTGGACGGCGACCCGGCCCTGCAGCTGTCGGTCGACCTGCGCAACCGCACGATCATCCCCCTGGGCTACCTGCAGGTGGCGCTGCTGCGCCGGCTGCGGGAGCAGAAACGGCAGCCCCCCATGAGTGAGGGGCCCGGCGACGGGCCGGGAGGCGGCGGCGACGGCCGCACCTACAGCCGCAGCGAACTGCTCCGCGGCGCCCTGCTCACCATCAACGGCATCGCCGCCGGCATGCGCAACACGGGCTGA